The following proteins are co-located in the Haloplanus sp. HW8-1 genome:
- a CDS encoding DICT sensory domain-containing protein, whose protein sequence is MGLFELIAAVDAEEKTLTVFNPEAGVATALREHFADRNLTIERTESDAGPRNYAVLSRGDDFLAAIDVSDVLEPTQGVTPDFTPETYETVLDELDETLFTSYDTERMVAASKEIEDRAWRGAAGELHAGFQTCARFASQASVYEHLADRGDLDIYVYAHPDGREELDGPTKATLHLSTATEIHDSWFVAYDGGGVDAMKCALLAEERRPGSFYGFWTYDPDTVDDVLDHLRTTYAAPEADGTAADGGCGGT, encoded by the coding sequence ATGGGGCTGTTCGAACTCATCGCCGCGGTCGACGCGGAGGAAAAGACTCTGACCGTGTTCAACCCGGAGGCCGGCGTGGCGACGGCGCTCCGGGAACACTTCGCCGACCGCAACCTCACCATCGAGCGGACCGAAAGCGACGCCGGCCCCCGAAACTACGCGGTGTTGAGCCGCGGCGACGACTTCCTCGCTGCCATCGACGTGAGCGACGTGCTCGAACCGACACAGGGCGTCACACCGGACTTCACACCCGAGACCTACGAGACGGTCCTCGACGAACTCGACGAGACGCTGTTTACCTCCTACGACACCGAGCGGATGGTCGCCGCCTCGAAGGAGATCGAGGACCGCGCCTGGCGGGGGGCGGCCGGCGAACTCCACGCCGGGTTCCAGACCTGTGCCCGCTTTGCGTCCCAGGCCTCCGTGTACGAACACCTGGCCGACCGCGGCGACCTCGACATCTACGTCTACGCGCATCCGGACGGCCGCGAGGAACTCGACGGCCCCACGAAGGCGACGCTACACCTCTCGACGGCGACCGAGATCCACGACTCGTGGTTCGTCGCCTACGACGGCGGCGGCGTCGACGCGATGAAATGCGCGCTGCTGGCTGAGGAGCGACGGCCGGGATCGTTCTACGGATTCTGGACGTACGATCCCGACACCGTCGATGACGTGCTCGACCACCTCCGGACCACATACGCCGCCCCCGAAGCCGACGGCACCGCGGCCGACGGCGGCTGTGGCGGGACCTAG
- the nucS gene encoding endonuclease NucS, producing MTVTTLHRPAHRDALVHLEDAFRRGDLVTVFGQCAVEYEGRASSSLGPGDRLLLLKPDGSALVHTDEGRTPVNWQPPGCDHFASVREGSLRVRSVRRSPAELLDVRFDRVHHLAAYDVTDPDDLDLRGSEADLKEHVVTHPERIEPGFEPLATERETAAGPMDVFGEDAAGRPVAVELKRRRVGPDAVGQLRRYVDALERELGDDETVRGVLVAPSVTDRAAALLDRDGLEFVALDPTTGRPPAHEDDA from the coding sequence ATGACGGTCACCACGCTCCACCGCCCCGCCCACCGAGACGCGCTCGTTCATCTCGAAGATGCCTTCCGGCGCGGCGATCTGGTCACCGTCTTCGGGCAGTGTGCCGTCGAGTACGAGGGTCGAGCGTCGAGCAGCCTCGGCCCCGGTGACCGCCTCCTCCTCCTCAAACCCGACGGATCGGCGCTCGTTCACACCGACGAGGGTCGCACGCCGGTGAACTGGCAACCCCCCGGCTGTGATCACTTCGCCAGCGTCCGCGAGGGCAGTCTGCGGGTGCGGAGCGTCCGGCGGTCGCCCGCGGAACTCCTCGACGTGCGCTTCGACCGCGTCCACCACCTCGCCGCCTACGACGTGACCGACCCCGACGACCTGGACTTGCGGGGGAGCGAGGCGGACCTCAAGGAACACGTCGTGACCCACCCCGAGCGGATCGAACCCGGGTTCGAGCCGCTGGCGACGGAACGTGAGACGGCAGCCGGCCCGATGGACGTGTTCGGCGAGGACGCCGCGGGACGGCCGGTGGCCGTCGAGTTGAAGCGCCGGCGGGTGGGGCCGGACGCCGTCGGGCAACTTCGCCGCTACGTCGACGCGCTCGAACGCGAACTCGGTGACGACGAGACCGTACGGGGCGTCCTCGTCGCCCCCTCCGTCACCGATCGCGCGGCGGCGCTGTTGGACCGTGACGGTCTGGAGTTCGTCGCGCTGGATCCGACGACGGGTCGGCCGCCGGCACACGAGGACGACGCCTGA